In the genome of Nonomuraea sp. NBC_00507, the window GGCGCCGTCATCGCCGCCATTGTCGTCATCACTCTGCTGTTCAAGGCCGTGTGGCGGGTCGCCGAGCCCAACGAGGCCCTGATCATCTCCGGCCTGGGCGCGCGCCGGCGGAGCGAGGGCCTCGACAGCCTCGGCTTCAAGATCATCACAGGCAAGGGCACGGCGGTGCTGCCGGGCTTCCAGACCGCCAGGCGGCTGCGCCTCGACACCAGGGCGGCCAACCTCCAGGTCGCCTGCGTCACCCAGCAGGGCATCCCGGTGCAGATCCGCGGTGTGGTGATCTACAAGGTCGGCGACGACTTCTCCTCCATCGCCAACGCCGCCCGCCGCTTCCTCGACCAGCAGGACTTCATGACCAGCGCGATCCACGAGCTGTTCACCGGACACCTGCGCTCCATCATCGGCAACCTCACGATCGAGGACCTGATTCTCAACCGTGAGCGCCTGACCAGCGAGACCCGGGCGTCGGCGGCCGACGAGATGAGCAAGCTCGGCCTGATCGTGGACTCGCTGCAGATCCAGGAGATCGACGACGAGACCGGCTACATCGTCAACCTCGGCAAGCCGCACGCCGCCAAGGTCGCCGCCACCGCCCGCATCGCCCAGGCCCAGCGCGACCAGGAGGCCACCGAGGCCGAGCAGATCGCCGCCGCCAACATGGCCGCCGCCCGGCGCGACGCGCGCATCAAGGAGGCCTCCTACCAGGCCGAGATCGACCGGGCCCAGGCCACCTCCAAGCAGGCGGGACCGCTGTCGGATGCCACCGCCCGCCAGGAGGTGGTGGTCCAGGAGACCAGGGCCGCCGAGCTGGAGGCCCAGCTGTCCGAGCAGCGCCTGCAGTCACAGGTACGCAAGCCCGCCGACGCCAAGGCGTACGAGACCGTCACGCTCTCCCAGGCCGAGCGCGACGCCCGCATCGCCCAGGCGGAGGCCGAGGCCAGGGAGACCGAGCTGCGCGCGGCCGCGCAGGCCTCCCAGGTCAAGCAGGCCGCCGCGGCCGAGGCGGAGGCCGTGCGGCTGCGCGGCGAGGCCGCCGGCGCGGCCACGAAGATCGCCGGCGAGGCGGAGGCGCAGGCCGCCCGCGCCCGCGGGCTGGCGAGCGCCGAGGCCGCGAAGGCGCTGGGCCTGGCCGAGGCCGAGGCGTCGCAGGCCAAGGGCCTGGCGGAGGCCAAGGCGATCAGCGCGCGGGCCCAGGCGCTGAAGGAGAACCAGGAGGCGGTCATCGCCCAGCAGCTCGCCGAGCGCTGGCCGGAGATCGTGGAGGCAGGCGCGAAGGCGTTCGGGAACGTGGACCACATGGTGGTGCTCAACGGCGCCCAGGGCGTGGAGGAGCTCCTGGCCAAGGCGCTCACGCTCGGCGGCACCGGACTGGGGCTCGCCAGGGCCCTGCTCAACGGTGCGGCCCCCAACGGGGCAGACCCAGAAATGTCTGGTAAAACCCCCTGAGCGCGCGTACCTTCGAGGCAGGGCGTGCCGGGAAGCCTGGTCGGCGACAGAATCGACCGCGTCCCGGGAGTGACCATGGACATGCTCCTCGCAGGCATCATCGCGGCAATCGTGATCTTCTGCGTCGTGGCCTTCAAACTGATCTGGCGGGTCGCCGAGCCCAATGAGGCCGTCCTCATCTCCGGGCTCGGCGCGCGGGGCAGAGACACGCTGGGATTCAAGATCGTCACGGGGAAGGGTGCTCTGGTCGTCCCCGGCTTCCAGATCGCGCGCCGCATGTCGCTCGACAGCAGGGACTCTCAGCTCGAGGTCAAATGCGTGACCAAACAGGGCATCCCGGTGCACGTACGCGGCGTGGTGATCTACAAGGTCGGCGACGACATCGCCTCCATCGCCAACGCCGCGCGGCGCTTCCTCGACCAGCAGAAGACCGT includes:
- a CDS encoding SPFH domain-containing protein, which encodes MSPELYIIGGAVIAAIVVITLLFKAVWRVAEPNEALIISGLGARRRSEGLDSLGFKIITGKGTAVLPGFQTARRLRLDTRAANLQVACVTQQGIPVQIRGVVIYKVGDDFSSIANAARRFLDQQDFMTSAIHELFTGHLRSIIGNLTIEDLILNRERLTSETRASAADEMSKLGLIVDSLQIQEIDDETGYIVNLGKPHAAKVAATARIAQAQRDQEATEAEQIAAANMAAARRDARIKEASYQAEIDRAQATSKQAGPLSDATARQEVVVQETRAAELEAQLSEQRLQSQVRKPADAKAYETVTLSQAERDARIAQAEAEARETELRAAAQASQVKQAAAAEAEAVRLRGEAAGAATKIAGEAEAQAARARGLASAEAAKALGLAEAEASQAKGLAEAKAISARAQALKENQEAVIAQQLAERWPEIVEAGAKAFGNVDHMVVLNGAQGVEELLAKALTLGGTGLGLARALLNGAAPNGADPEMSGKTP